From the Corythoichthys intestinalis isolate RoL2023-P3 chromosome 15, ASM3026506v1, whole genome shotgun sequence genome, one window contains:
- the LOC130931061 gene encoding S100P-binding protein-like, which produces MSGSELQSLAETEPCSFKFELLPDDPVFDNDVDELFSLDIDEPRKGADPNGKDEDQDTGYFSMCQTPSLRSPPASTPNRKESEDKIHPPSKRSVKRPNPAVCGLSLDFTVESIGRDVKIARKTGLPLPESSVCVKECESRSETYRKVHLSKAKSLPDCDNLVISFKGKSVARVVSQPTTSSSQANKDLSKKKLPASIPSTNKDATRVRPVVFNTEADWEREKGIYIKSVQRHIHERSGAAQDAVSEVWHLMMQVGHDSSGKPWQHPSDLTHRNFRARTGHQPKMSLSEWQGKNRTTYKRFKNMEKRFF; this is translated from the exons AT GTCTGGCTCGGAACTGCAGAGTCTTGCCGAAACGGAACCATGTTCATTCAAGTTTGAGTTGTTGCCTGATGATCCTGTCTTTGACAATGACGTTGATGAGCTCTTCAGCCTCGACATCGATGAACCTCGTAAAGGTGCTGATCCTAATGGAAAAGATGAAGATCAGGATACGGGTTATTTTTCCATGTGCCAAACACCCTCACTCCGGTCCCCACCTGCCTCAACTCCAAATCGAAAGGAGTCTGAGGACAAGATCCATCCACCATCCAAACGTTCAGTGAAACGTCCAAACCCTGCTGTCTGTGGGCTGTCGTTAGATTTCACTGTAGAATCAATCGGCAGAGATGTGAAAATAGCGCGGAAGACCGGTCTCCCTCTTCCTGAGTCATCTGTGTGCGTGAAGGAGTGTGAGAGTCGGAGTGAAACGTATAGGAAAGTGCACCTAAGTAAGGCAAAATCCCTCCCTGATTGTGACAACTTGGTAATCAGTTTCAAG ggGAAGTCTGTAGCTAGGGTTGTCAGTCAGCCTACTACTAGCAGTTCACAAGCTAATAAAGATCTCAGCAAGAAGAAGTTGCCAGCTTCAATACCCAGTACCAATAAAGACGCCACCCGTGTCAG GCCCGTTGTGTTCAACACTGAGGCGGACTGGGAACGAGAGAAGGGGATATACATCAAGTCTGTTCAAAGACACATCCATGAGCGATCAGGTGCAGCTCAAG ATGCTGTAAGTGAAGTGTGGCATCTCATGATGCAAGTGGGGCATGATTCTTCTGGGAAACCATGGCAACATCCCTCTGATCTTACACACAG GAATTTCAGGGCACGAACtgggcaccaaccaaaaatgtcTCTCTCTGAGTGGCAAGGCAAGAACAGGACAACTTACAAGCGCTTCaaaaacatggagaaaaggtttttttaa